A stretch of Brachyspira suanatina DNA encodes these proteins:
- a CDS encoding YfbM family protein — MGCLGVFFALSDRDLNKLLKTSRFERPDFISEDLEEIYFEKHIKYIYELDKSWDAMHRCLSNDGLLVFGDDNYPFGSIIMGGDILYGNGDDEEDYIITLKKSDLVKDIASKIESITKEKFKEKYFKIDEKDYEYPLSDEDFEYTWDYFYRSIDFWKTAADANRAVIFTVDQ, encoded by the coding sequence ATGGGTTGTTTGGGTGTATTCTTTGCTTTAAGTGATAGAGATTTAAATAAATTATTAAAAACTTCAAGGTTTGAAAGACCTGATTTTATTTCTGAAGATTTAGAAGAAATTTATTTTGAAAAGCATATAAAATATATTTATGAGCTTGATAAATCTTGGGACGCTATGCATAGATGTCTTTCTAATGATGGGCTTTTAGTATTCGGTGATGATAATTATCCTTTTGGCTCTATAATAATGGGAGGAGACATTTTATACGGAAATGGCGATGATGAGGAAGATTATATTATCACTTTGAAAAAATCAGATTTAGTTAAAGATATAGCTTCCAAAATAGAATCTATAACAAAAGAAAAGTTCAAAGAAAAATATTTTAAAATTGATGAAAAAGATTATGAATATCCTTTAAGCGATGAGGACTTTGAATATACTTGGGATTATTTTTATAGAAGCATAGATTTTTGGAAAACTGCTGCTGATGCCAACAGAGCTGTTATATTCACAGTAGATCAATAA
- the ftsA gene encoding cell division protein FtsA, with translation MKEPILAGLDVGSASIKTVIARVNNDKLDVIGIGESESEGIKKGVIINIDAAANAIEKSINEAEHMAGLQAPDIIATIGGDHIKGLNSKGVIGVNTKDKEVTPAEIERVLESAKNILIPADREIIEAIEQEYSLDGQDEIKNPVGMSGTRLETKVHIITGLKHVSEHLRKTLNKMRFSGKDFIVNIRGSSEACLTDDEKELGVVVFDIGHSTTSLMVYLEGSVWHTAVIPVGSQHITNDIAEGLRITIPSAEKLKRDHGFAFIDMVGEKEIIEVPTASGQMRTIPKRVLTEIIQPRVEEIFSLCGKELNRMKYIDSLSAGMVFTGGGALLPGLVELAKAYQTAVKGAAPISARIGVPDKIEGIKDIANNPAYSAVIGILMMSLDEATQVNIPHKKTSEKGRFKFNFKNPFSEFFK, from the coding sequence TTGAAAGAGCCAATCTTAGCAGGATTAGATGTAGGAAGTGCATCAATAAAAACTGTCATTGCCCGTGTTAATAATGACAAATTAGATGTTATAGGTATAGGCGAAAGTGAAAGTGAAGGCATCAAAAAAGGAGTTATCATAAATATAGATGCCGCTGCTAATGCTATAGAAAAATCTATCAATGAAGCAGAACATATGGCCGGATTACAAGCTCCTGATATAATTGCAACAATAGGCGGGGATCATATAAAAGGATTAAACAGTAAAGGTGTAATAGGCGTTAATACAAAAGACAAAGAAGTTACTCCTGCTGAAATAGAAAGAGTTTTAGAAAGTGCAAAAAATATATTAATACCTGCCGACAGAGAAATTATTGAAGCTATAGAACAAGAATATTCTTTGGACGGACAAGATGAAATAAAAAATCCTGTGGGTATGTCAGGAACTAGACTTGAAACTAAAGTGCATATCATAACAGGTCTTAAACATGTAAGCGAGCATTTGAGAAAAACTTTAAATAAAATGCGTTTCTCTGGCAAAGACTTTATAGTTAATATAAGAGGAAGTTCTGAAGCTTGTCTTACGGATGATGAAAAAGAACTTGGTGTAGTAGTATTTGATATAGGACATTCCACTACTTCTCTTATGGTATATTTAGAAGGATCAGTTTGGCATACTGCTGTTATACCTGTAGGAAGTCAGCATATAACTAATGATATAGCCGAAGGTTTAAGAATAACAATACCTTCTGCTGAAAAATTAAAAAGAGATCATGGTTTTGCATTTATAGATATGGTAGGAGAAAAAGAAATCATTGAAGTACCTACTGCAAGCGGACAAATGCGTACTATACCTAAAAGAGTATTAACTGAAATAATACAGCCTAGAGTAGAAGAAATTTTCAGCTTATGTGGAAAAGAATTAAATAGAATGAAATATATTGATTCATTATCTGCAGGAATGGTATTTACAGGAGGGGGGGCATTGCTTCCTGGTTTAGTAGAACTTGCTAAAGCTTATCAAACAGCTGTAAAAGGTGCTGCTCCTATTAGTGCTAGAATAGGAGTGCCTGATAAAATTGAAGGCATAAAAGATATAGCAAATAACCCTGCATATTCTGCTGTTATTGGAATACTTATGATGAGTTTAGATGAGGCTACTCAAGTTAATATACCTCATAAAAAAACATCTGAAAAAGGAAGATTTAAATTCAACTTCAAAAATCCTTTCTCTGAGTTTTTTAAATAA